The Blautia hydrogenotrophica DSM 10507 genome window below encodes:
- a CDS encoding lipoate--protein ligase, translating to MKQKDLKEKILILWRNEPAVVIGKNQNAYGEINLPFVEKNQIHVVRRMSGGGAVYHDLGNLNFTILEQEDHRQNQMRVFSAPIIRCLRKYGIRAEFSGRNDILVEGEKVSGSAQYFWKNRVLCHGTLLYATDLKKLSNSLKVDKRKIRAKGIASVRSRIENIETFMAKKISLEEFAEVLAETFFEEVGEKRCVVDLSEKDHEKIAALKKAKYETWQWNFGQSPAIDQVREERVRAGQIAVAVKAEGGIIKSFKITGDFFERNPIEVLEERLTGQRFEKKEIEAVLRTIPVSEYIFDLSNEELIQILFS from the coding sequence TTGAAACAGAAGGATTTAAAGGAGAAAATCCTGATTTTATGGAGAAACGAGCCTGCGGTGGTGATTGGAAAAAACCAGAACGCTTACGGGGAAATCAACCTTCCATTTGTCGAGAAAAATCAAATTCATGTGGTAAGGAGAATGTCGGGCGGAGGAGCCGTGTACCATGACTTGGGAAACCTAAATTTTACGATCTTGGAGCAGGAAGATCATAGGCAGAACCAGATGCGTGTTTTTTCGGCGCCTATCATACGGTGCCTTCGGAAATACGGGATCAGAGCGGAATTTAGCGGAAGAAACGATATTCTTGTGGAAGGGGAAAAAGTATCGGGAAGTGCCCAGTATTTTTGGAAAAATCGGGTGCTCTGCCATGGCACGCTGTTGTATGCGACAGATTTAAAGAAGCTGTCTAACTCTCTGAAAGTAGACAAAAGAAAGATAAGAGCTAAGGGAATTGCTTCGGTGAGAAGCCGAATCGAAAATATAGAAACGTTCATGGCAAAAAAAATATCCTTGGAGGAGTTTGCCGAAGTCCTGGCCGAGACTTTTTTTGAAGAAGTCGGGGAGAAAAGATGCGTGGTGGACTTATCAGAAAAGGATCACGAAAAGATCGCCGCCCTAAAAAAAGCAAAATACGAAACCTGGCAATGGAATTTTGGACAGTCTCCGGCAATCGACCAGGTACGGGAGGAGCGCGTCAGAGCAGGGCAGATAGCTGTCGCCGTGAAAGCTGAGGGAGGAATCATAAAGAGCTTTAAAATCACGGGGGATTTTTTTGAGCGAAATCCCATAGAGGTGCTAGAAGAAAGGCTGACAGGACAAAGATTTGAGAAAAAAGAAATAGAAGCCGTGCTGAGAACTATTCCGGTATCCGAATATATCTTTGATCTGTCCAATGAAGAATTGATTCAGATTTTGTTTTCATAA
- a CDS encoding putative zinc-binding protein, producing MSEILVGVLSCSGEEYLGGTLARMATRKVMEELRPGKVVTLCLPLYIAGGEEERRFAEEYPVIAVDGCKEGCAKCATEKYSGQVKDQLIIAELIGETTALSKTVSMKKLTKEHEKMACRIAEEICKKVDRILEEYQ from the coding sequence ATGTCTGAGATACTGGTTGGCGTTCTCTCCTGCAGCGGAGAGGAATATCTGGGAGGAACCCTGGCAAGGATGGCGACGAGGAAAGTCATGGAAGAATTAAGACCTGGAAAAGTAGTGACCCTGTGCCTGCCCCTTTACATAGCGGGAGGGGAGGAGGAACGGAGATTTGCGGAAGAATATCCGGTGATCGCAGTGGACGGCTGTAAAGAGGGCTGCGCAAAATGCGCCACAGAGAAATACAGCGGGCAGGTAAAGGACCAGCTTATCATCGCCGAGCTTATAGGAGAGACAACCGCGCTTTCCAAGACAGTTTCCATGAAAAAGCTGACAAAAGAACATGAAAAAATGGCCTGCCGAATTGCAGAAGAAATCTGCAAAAAGGTGGATAGAATTCTAGAGGAATATCAATAA
- a CDS encoding putative zinc-binding protein: MSEKIKVIACSGIGKVFGLMAREAALEAAEREPELAENVCLAHLVTGKEAAEKKVKGCSCITIDGCPALCSAKSVEEAGGVVKAKFRSVDIMRKHRGKDAGTGSVLTEDGWRITGELAEMVTDEVRKMAEEEKENV, translated from the coding sequence ATGTCTGAAAAAATAAAGGTAATTGCCTGCAGCGGAATCGGAAAGGTATTCGGACTCATGGCAAGGGAGGCAGCGTTGGAAGCAGCGGAAAGGGAGCCTGAATTGGCAGAAAATGTGTGTCTGGCGCACCTTGTAACGGGAAAAGAAGCAGCGGAAAAAAAGGTAAAGGGTTGTTCCTGTATTACTATTGACGGTTGTCCGGCGCTTTGTTCCGCAAAAAGTGTGGAGGAAGCCGGAGGAGTTGTAAAAGCGAAATTCCGGTCTGTGGATATTATGAGAAAGCATCGGGGAAAGGATGCCGGAACCGGCTCAGTACTAACAGAAGATGGCTGGCGGATCACTGGCGAGCTGGCGGAAATGGTTACGGATGAAGTGAGAAAAATGGCAGAGGAGGAGAAGGAGAATGTCTGA
- a CDS encoding putative zinc-binding protein — MSKGYAVFPCNGLDKCAGCITHEMAVELSREPENEVVCPVVYRIAKARYQKVLEEKKLLVLDGCATRCASKLATEKSLRIDEKLNISEEAKKRGYSLDTSLEIGEKERRLISELLGQLKEGKEKTGTAGTLMDFPEDLEYETYKKDKFVFRVPIAPEFYFNENDVWAYVSGNHARIGVADFVQKSLSDIMFFTPPSLGIEIEQFDEAGTVESGKAVFEVICPVSGVVTSVNEKLVNEPELINQDPYGEGWIAELELTNFEEDRSLLYEFEEYFPIMKRKVEEFHV, encoded by the coding sequence ATGAGTAAAGGCTATGCAGTCTTTCCATGCAATGGATTAGATAAATGTGCAGGCTGTATCACCCACGAAATGGCGGTGGAATTGTCAAGGGAACCGGAAAATGAAGTCGTATGTCCGGTTGTTTATAGGATTGCTAAGGCGAGGTATCAGAAGGTACTTGAGGAGAAAAAACTTCTCGTGCTTGACGGGTGCGCCACAAGGTGCGCCAGCAAGCTGGCTACGGAAAAGAGCCTGCGGATTGATGAAAAGCTCAACATCAGCGAGGAGGCAAAGAAGAGAGGCTATTCATTAGACACTTCTTTAGAGATAGGAGAAAAAGAGCGAAGGCTGATTTCTGAACTTTTAGGGCAGTTAAAGGAAGGGAAAGAAAAAACTGGAACAGCGGGAACGCTGATGGACTTTCCGGAAGATCTGGAATATGAAACCTATAAAAAGGATAAATTTGTGTTCCGGGTTCCTATCGCGCCGGAGTTTTACTTCAACGAAAATGATGTGTGGGCTTATGTATCTGGAAACCATGCGCGGATTGGGGTAGCAGATTTCGTACAAAAAAGTCTTTCCGATATTATGTTCTTTACGCCGCCTTCCCTAGGGATAGAAATAGAACAATTTGACGAGGCAGGAACCGTGGAATCCGGGAAAGCGGTTTTTGAAGTGATCTGCCCGGTCAGCGGAGTAGTCACGTCCGTAAATGAGAAACTGGTCAATGAACCGGAATTGATCAATCAGGACCCCTATGGGGAAGGGTGGATTGCGGAATTGGAGCTGACAAATTTTGAGGAGGACAGAAGTCTTTTATATGAATTTGAGGAATATTTTCCAATTATGAAACGAAAGGTGGAGGAATTTCATGTCTGA
- a CDS encoding 4Fe-4S dicluster domain-containing protein: protein MSENTFMGVPREKIDWCPTIDYSKCNYCMECVKFCPHHVFETVEGAEKKLIVKSPYNCVVFCRACGKTCGLDALSFPDKGKTTKQIKAVRKEGEKNE from the coding sequence ATGAGCGAGAATACCTTTATGGGAGTACCGAGAGAAAAAATTGACTGGTGTCCTACAATTGATTATAGTAAATGCAATTACTGTATGGAGTGCGTGAAATTTTGTCCACATCATGTCTTTGAAACAGTGGAAGGGGCGGAAAAAAAGCTGATCGTGAAAAGTCCTTATAATTGTGTGGTTTTTTGCAGAGCTTGTGGAAAAACCTGCGGATTGGACGCCCTTTCCTTCCCGGATAAAGGGAAAACCACAAAACAGATCAAAGCAGTGCGTAAGGAGGGGGAGAAGAATGAGTAA